Proteins encoded within one genomic window of Paramisgurnus dabryanus chromosome 11, PD_genome_1.1, whole genome shotgun sequence:
- the nkain5 gene encoding sodium/potassium-transporting ATPase subunit beta-1-interacting protein 3, protein MGCCTGRCVFIFFFAIQLITAVERQVFDFLGYQWAPILINFLHIIVVILGLFGTVHYKPRYIILYIVWTVFWVTWNIFICCLYLDLGGLSKDSDYLSLGLSSHRTWWKDNSLGCNHVKTPTARWQHLDSPAQVAELGCILEYQYIEVLHSAIQLFISALGFVFACYTISIFSEDDDTYLYK, encoded by the exons ATGGGGTGCTGCACGGGGAGATGTGTGTTCATATTCTTCTTCGCTATTCAGCTG ATCACTGCTGTGGAGAGACAGGTGTTTGATTTTCTAGGTTACCAGTGGGCGCCCATCCTTATCAACTTCCTGCACATCATTGTGGTGATATTGGGTTTGTTTGGGACAGTCCATTATAAGCCCAGATATATTATTTTG TATATAGTCTGGACTGTGTTTTGGGTGACATGGAACATCTTTATATGTTGCCTTTATCTTGATCTCGGAGGTCTCTCAAAG GATAGTGATTATCTGTCATTGGGACTTTCCTCTCACCGGACATGGTGGAAAGACAACAGTCTGGGCTGCAATCATGTAAAAACCCCAACCGCTAGGTGGCAGCATCTAGACAGTCCTGCTCAAGTTGCTGAGCTGGGTTGCATTCTAGAATATCAATACATTGAAGTCTTACACAGTGCCATTCAACTATTTATTTCT GCCCTGGGATTTGTTTTCGCCTGCTACACCATCAGCATCTTTAGTGAAGACGATGACACAT atttgtaCAAGTGA
- the gid8a gene encoding glucose-induced degradation protein 8-A homolog, producing MMMSYSEKPEDITKEEWMDKLNNVHIQRADMNRLIMNYLVTEGFKEAAEKFRMESGIDPNVDLDSLDERIKIREMVLKGQIQEAISLINSLHPELLDTNRYLYFHLQQQHLIELIRLRETEAALEFAQSQLAEQGEESRECLTEMERTLALLAFDNPEESPFGDLLNMMQRQKVWSEVNQAVLDYENRESTPKLAKLLKLLLWAQNELDQKKVKYSRMTDISKGTIEGPK from the exons ATGATGATGAGTTATTCAGAAAAGCCTGAAGATATTACGAAGGAAGAATGGATGGATAAACTAAATAATGTGCACATTCAGAGGGCAGATATGAACAGACTCATCATGAACTATCTGGTAACAG AGGGTTTTAAAGAGGCTGCAGAAAAGTTTCGGATGGAGTCTGGAATTGACCCGAATGTGGATCTGGACTCTCTGGACGAGAGGATAAAGATCAGGGAAATGGTTCTAAAAGGTCAGATCCAGGAAGCCATTTCTCTCATTAACAGCCTTCATCCAGAGCTCCTTGACACCAATCGATACCTCTACTTTCACCTTCAG CAGCAGCATCTTATTGAGCTGATCCGTTTGCGGGAGACTGAGGCTGCGCTGGAGTTTGCCCAGTCACAGCTGGCTGAACAGGGGGAAGAGAGCAGAGAATGTCTTACTGAGATGGAGCGCACCTTGGCACTGCTTGCTTTCGATAACCCTGAGGAATCACCATTTGGAGACCTGCTCAACATGATGCAAAGACAAAAG GTGTGGAGTGAAGTGAACCAGGCTGTTTTAGACTATGAGAACAGGGAATCTACTCCAAAATTAGCAAAGCTCTTAAAGCTCTTACTTTGGGCTCAGAACGAACTGGACcagaaaaaagtaaaatacTCCAGAATGACAGACATCAGCAAGGGCACCATTGAGGGCCCCAAGTAG
- the slc17a9a gene encoding voltage-gated purine nucleotide uniporter SLC17A9 isoform X1: protein MAGEKESDVQPTVYSQKTPVRNVCGTSAFTIIDKTTLWPRPLARTWTLMLLLVTCLLYWARMAMPICAVTMAKQFGWSKTETGMVLGAFFWGYCFTQVLGGHAGDSIGGERVLLLSTSCWAAMTAITPLLANIGVRPLVTMAMARFLMGVMQGVHFPSLASVCAQRVAVGERGFLMSTLACGCYLGMLLVGGVGSLMLDWFGWESVFYGAGLLAACWTFYVWKCLLRGPFFSFNSPRDSVTEAQPAASRTRWLYLLKEPCVWAMIIAHLCFSSTYYTLMSWLPTFFKETFPHAKDWVFNMVPWFVAMPSSLFGSCISDHLIKQGFGTATVRKIMQFCAMGIASVFIFLVCKTSNFLLAVACVSMAVGLSTFNNSGGSLNVQDLAPSCAGALFGFMNTCAAFTGLVMVYISGYMIEVTGSWLTVFSLLALVNIIGVTVFIVLGKAERVDVLDQPQSI from the exons ATGGCTGGCGAAAAAGAGTCGGATGTCCAACCAACTGTGTATTCTCAAAAAACACCTGTCCGAAATGTGTGCGGCACGTCTGCGTTTACGATCATTGACAAGACAACATTATGGCCACG GCCGCTGGCCCGAACATGGACGCTGATGCTGTTGTTGGTCACATGCCTTCTCTATTGGGCACGGATGGCCATGCCAATCTGTGCCGTCACCATGGCGAAACAGTTTGGATGGAGCAAGACAGAAACTGGCATGGTACTGGGGGCTTTTTTCTGGGGTTACTGTTTTACTCAAGTACTTGGAGGCCATGCTGGTGACAG TATTGGAGGAGAGAGGGTATTGCTTCTATCCACATCATGCTGGGCAGCCATGACAGCTATAACCCCGCTGTTGGCCAACATAGGTGTTCGACCCCTTGTTACCATGGCGATGGCTCGGTTTCTGATGGGTGTAATGCAAG GGGTTCACTTCCCTTCTCTCGCCAGTGTCTGTGCTCAGCGTGTAGCAGTTGGAGAGAGAGGATTTTTGATGAGCACTTTAGCATGTGGCTGCTACCTAGG GATGCTGTTGGTTGGAGGTGTGGGTTCGCTGATGCTGGATTGGTTCGGATGGGAGAGTGTGTTTTACGGAGCTGGTCTCCTTGCTGCTTGCTGGACCTTTTATGTATGGAAATGTCTTCTGCGAG GtccatttttttcctttaacTCTCCGCGGGACTCTGTGACTGAAGCCCAGCCAGCGGCCTCCAGAACCCGCTGGCTGTATTTGCTCAAAGAACCATGCGTCTG GGCCATGATCATTGCCCATCTCTGCTTCAGTAGCACCTATTACACCCTCATGTCATGGCTACCCACTTTCTTCAAAGAGACATTTCCTCATGCCAAG GATTGGGTGTTTAATATGGTGCCTTGGTTTGTGGCTATGCCCTCTTCGCTGTTTGGTAGCTGCATCTCTGATCATCTCATTAAGCAAG GTTTTGGGACAGCGACTGTAAGAAAAATAATGCAG TTCTGTGCTATGGGAATTGCCAGTGTGTTCATCTTCCTTGTCTGTAAGACAAGCAACTTTCTTCTAGCTGTTGCTTGTGTGTCTATGGCTGTTGGGCTCTCTACTTTTAATAACAG TGGGGGTTCACTGAACGTGCAGGATCTGGCACCATCATGTGCAGGAGCCCTGTTTG GGTTTATGAACACATGTGCTGCTTTTACTG GTTTGGTGATGGTGTATATATCTGGATACATGATTGAGGTCACAGGTTCCTGGCTGACTGTGTTCTCACTCTTGGCTTTGGTGAACATTATTGGTGTCACTGTATTCATTGTGTTGGGTAAAGCTGAGCGAGTTGACGTGCTGGATCAGCCTCAAAGCATATGA
- the slc17a9a gene encoding voltage-gated purine nucleotide uniporter SLC17A9 isoform X2 translates to MAGEKESDVQPTVYSQKTPVRNVCGTSAFTIIDKTTLWPRPLARTWTLMLLLVTCLLYWARMAMPICAVTMAKQFGWSKTETGMVLGAFFWGYCFTQVLGGHAGDSIGGERVLLLSTSCWAAMTAITPLLANIGVRPLVTMAMARFLMGVMQGVHFPSLASVCAQRVAVGERGFLMSTLACGCYLGMLLVGGVGSLMLDWFGWESVFYGAGLLAACWTFYVWKCLLRGPFFSFNSPRDSVTEAQPAASRTRWLYLLKEPCVWAMIIAHLCFSSTYYTLMSWLPTFFKETFPHAKDWVFNMVPWFVAMPSSLFGSCISDHLIKQGFGTATVRKIMQFCAMGIASVFIFLVCKTSNFLLAVACVSMAVGLSTFNNSGGSLNVQDLAPSCAGALFGFMNTCAAFTGV, encoded by the exons ATGGCTGGCGAAAAAGAGTCGGATGTCCAACCAACTGTGTATTCTCAAAAAACACCTGTCCGAAATGTGTGCGGCACGTCTGCGTTTACGATCATTGACAAGACAACATTATGGCCACG GCCGCTGGCCCGAACATGGACGCTGATGCTGTTGTTGGTCACATGCCTTCTCTATTGGGCACGGATGGCCATGCCAATCTGTGCCGTCACCATGGCGAAACAGTTTGGATGGAGCAAGACAGAAACTGGCATGGTACTGGGGGCTTTTTTCTGGGGTTACTGTTTTACTCAAGTACTTGGAGGCCATGCTGGTGACAG TATTGGAGGAGAGAGGGTATTGCTTCTATCCACATCATGCTGGGCAGCCATGACAGCTATAACCCCGCTGTTGGCCAACATAGGTGTTCGACCCCTTGTTACCATGGCGATGGCTCGGTTTCTGATGGGTGTAATGCAAG GGGTTCACTTCCCTTCTCTCGCCAGTGTCTGTGCTCAGCGTGTAGCAGTTGGAGAGAGAGGATTTTTGATGAGCACTTTAGCATGTGGCTGCTACCTAGG GATGCTGTTGGTTGGAGGTGTGGGTTCGCTGATGCTGGATTGGTTCGGATGGGAGAGTGTGTTTTACGGAGCTGGTCTCCTTGCTGCTTGCTGGACCTTTTATGTATGGAAATGTCTTCTGCGAG GtccatttttttcctttaacTCTCCGCGGGACTCTGTGACTGAAGCCCAGCCAGCGGCCTCCAGAACCCGCTGGCTGTATTTGCTCAAAGAACCATGCGTCTG GGCCATGATCATTGCCCATCTCTGCTTCAGTAGCACCTATTACACCCTCATGTCATGGCTACCCACTTTCTTCAAAGAGACATTTCCTCATGCCAAG GATTGGGTGTTTAATATGGTGCCTTGGTTTGTGGCTATGCCCTCTTCGCTGTTTGGTAGCTGCATCTCTGATCATCTCATTAAGCAAG GTTTTGGGACAGCGACTGTAAGAAAAATAATGCAG TTCTGTGCTATGGGAATTGCCAGTGTGTTCATCTTCCTTGTCTGTAAGACAAGCAACTTTCTTCTAGCTGTTGCTTGTGTGTCTATGGCTGTTGGGCTCTCTACTTTTAATAACAG TGGGGGTTCACTGAACGTGCAGGATCTGGCACCATCATGTGCAGGAGCCCTGTTTG GGTTTATGAACACATGTGCTGCTTTTACTGGtgtgtaa
- the dnajc5aa gene encoding dnaJ (Hsp40) homolog, subfamily C, member 5aa, protein MAEQQRQRTLSTSGESLYHVLGVDKLATVDDIKKSYRKLALKFHPDKNPDNPEAADKFKEINNAHAILNDPTKRNIYDKYGSLGLYVAEQFGEENVNTYFVLSSWWAKALFIFCGLATGCYFCCCLCCCCNCCCGKCKPRPPEGHEQEFYVSPEDLEAQLQSDEREAGGGEPIVMQPSSATETTQLTSDGYHTTYRTDTSFN, encoded by the exons ATGGCTGAGCAGCAGAGGCAGCGTACGCTCTCCACATCTGGAGAATCCCTCTATCATGTGTTGGGAGTCGACAAACTGGCTACCGTTGATGACATTAAGAAGTCCTACAG GAAACTGGCTTTGAAATTCCATCCTGACAAGAATCCTGACAACCCAGAGGCAGCGGATAAGTTTAAAGAGATAAACAATGCTCACGCTATCCTCAACGACCCTACAAAGCGAAATATCTACGACAAGTACGGCTCTCTGGGTCTTTACGTGGCTGAACAGTTTGGAGAGGAGAACGTCAACACCTACTTTGTCCTGTCCAGCTGGTGGGCCAAG GCTCTGTTTATTTTCTGCGGCCTGGCCACTGGCTGCTACTTCTGCTGTTGCCTGTGTTGTTGCTGTAACTGCTGCTGTGGTAAGTGTAAACCACGACCACCCGAGGGACATGAGCAGGAATTCTACGTCTCTCCTGAAGACTTGGAGGCCCAGCTGCAGTCCGATGAGAGAG AGGCAGGTGGAGGTGAGCCTATCGTGATGCAGCCCTCATCTGCCACGGAAACCACCCAGCTGACGTCCGACGGTTACCATACCACTTACCGCACTGACACCAGCTTCAACTAA
- the ythdf1 gene encoding YTH domain-containing family protein 1 isoform X2, whose translation MSTTSIDPQTSKGQDAKVQNGSLHQKETVHENDFETYLTGQSNPNNSYQSMTDPYLSSYYAPSIGFPYPLSEAPWSTGGDPPIPYLTPYAPLSNGDHHFMHDTVFGQPGGLGSSIYPHRFNFFPENPAFSAWGTSGSQGQQTQSSAYGGSYSYPPSSLGGTLVPDGQTGFPSDTLNKAPGMNSLEQGMVGLKIGGDVTGGGSGVKTVGSVIGGGPVAAAVATGNGGTPIGMPPPKPASWAAIASKPAKPQQMKVKSKPGMPMPGGTLPPPPIKHNMDIGTWDNKGPVTKVASPLPPHHHHHHHHQQPPLHSQGHLPPHPHGLPPPPQPPIPSAQSLAQQMAMQGPPPPQPYQNHTPAPPPQTRWVAPRNRNPGYGGGGSVDSSGSSGGGGVGNGGGGGPPGSGTIESHPVLEKLRAAHSYNPKEFDWNLKNGRVFIIKSYSEDDIHRSIKYSIWCSTEHGNKRLDSAFRAINSKGPVYLLFSVNGSGHFCGVAEMRSPVDYGTSAGVWAQDKWKGKFDVDWLFVKDVPNSQLRHIRLENNDNKPVTNSRDTQEVPLEKAKQVLKIIATYKHTTSIFDDFSHYEKRQEEEEVTVEPAPLQSRSRLDQERQIRNKQ comes from the exons ATGTCTACCACCAGTATTGACCCACAG ACATCCAAAGGACAAGACGCTAAAG TGCAAAATGGCTCTCTTCATCAGAAGGAAACAGTCCACGAAAATGACTTTGAAACATACCTCACTGGCCAGTCAAATCCG AATAACAGTTACCAATCCATGACTGATCCTTACCTGTCTAGCTACTATGCCCCCTCTATTGGATTCCCATACCCCCTCAGTGAAGCCCCCTGGTCCACTGGCGGAGACCCACCAATCCCGTACCTCACTCCATATGCCCCCCTTAGCAATGGAGACCATCATTTCATGCATGACACTGTGTTTGGACAACCGGGGGGTCTGGGCAGTAGCATCTATCCACACCGTTTTAACttttttccagaaaaccctGCATTTTCTGCCTGGGGTACTAGTGGCTCCCAGGGCCAGCAGACGCAAAGTTCTGCATATGGGGGCAGTTACAGTTACCCACCTAGTTCTTTAGGTGGCACTCTGGTGCCAGATGGGCAAACAGGTTTTCCTAGTGACACCTTGAATAAAGCACCAGGTATGAACAGCTTGGAGCAGGGCATGGTGGGGCTAAAGATTGGTGGTGATGTGACAGGAGGTGGTTCAGGAGTGAAAACTGTGGGCTCAGTGATAGGTGGAGGGCCTGTGGCGGCAGCTGTTGCCACGGGTAACGGTGGTACTCCTATAGGAATGCCGCCCCCCAAACCTGCATCTTGGGCAGCCATTGCTAGCAAACCAGCCAAGCCGCAGCAGATGAAGGTGAAGAGTAAGCCGGGGATGCCCATGCCTGGTGGCACCCTTCCTCCACCACCTATTAAACATAACATGGACATTGGAACTTGGGATAATAAGGGCCCCGTGACGAAAGTTGCGTCCCCGTTGCCCCCCCACCACCACCATcatcaccaccaccagcagccccCTCTCCACTCCCAGGGTCACCTACCACCTCACCCTCATGGGCTTCCACCACCACCTCAACCTCCCATTCCGTCTGCCCAATCACTCGCCCAGCAGATGGCTATGCAGGGCCCGCCTCCTCCACAGCCCTACCAAAACCACACCCCTGCTCCTCCCCCCCAAACCAGGTGGGTCGCCCCACGGAATCGTAATCCAGGTTACGGCGGGGGTGGCAGCGTGGACAGCAGCGGCTCCTCGGGTGGCGGAGGGGTTGGTAACGGTGGTGGGGGTGGACCTCCAGGCTCCGGTACCATTGAGTCACATCCGGTTCTGGAAAAGCTCCGTGCGGCGCACAGCTACAACCCCAAGGAATTCGATTGGAACCTGAAAAACGGGCGGGTGTTCATTATTAAGAGTTACTCGGAGGACGACATCCACCGCTCCATCAAGTACTCCATCTGGTGCAGCACGGAACACGGTAACAAACGGCTGGATTCTGCTTTTCGAGCCATCAACAGTAAAGGGCCCGTCTATCTGCTGTTCAGCGTTAACGGCAGCGGACACTTTTGCGGCGTGGCGGAGATGCGCTCACCCGTAGACTACGGAACCAGCGCCGGCGTTTGGGCGCAGGACAAGTGGAAGGGAAAATTCGATGTGGACTGGCTGTTTGTTAAAGACGTACCCAACAGCCAGCTCAGGCACATCCGCCTTGAGAACAATGACAACAAGCCAGTCACCAACTCGCGTGACACGCAGGAGGTGCCGCTGGAGAAAGCGAAGCAGGTGCTGAAGATCATCGCCACTTATAAACACACCACCTCCATCTTTGATGACTTCTCACACTACGAGAAACGGCAGGAGGAGGAAGAGGTG ACCGTAGAGCCTGCTCCTCTGCAGAGCCGATCCCGACTGGATCAA gAACGCCAAATCCGAAATAAACAATAG
- the ythdf1 gene encoding YTH domain-containing family protein 1 isoform X1 — translation MSTTSIDPQTSKGQDAKVQNGSLHQKETVHENDFETYLTGQSNPNNSYQSMTDPYLSSYYAPSIGFPYPLSEAPWSTGGDPPIPYLTPYAPLSNGDHHFMHDTVFGQPGGLGSSIYPHRFNFFPENPAFSAWGTSGSQGQQTQSSAYGGSYSYPPSSLGGTLVPDGQTGFPSDTLNKAPGMNSLEQGMVGLKIGGDVTGGGSGVKTVGSVIGGGPVAAAVATGNGGTPIGMPPPKPASWAAIASKPAKPQQMKVKSKPGMPMPGGTLPPPPIKHNMDIGTWDNKGPVTKVASPLPPHHHHHHHHQQPPLHSQGHLPPHPHGLPPPPQPPIPSAQSLAQQMAMQGPPPPQPYQNHTPAPPPQTRWVAPRNRNPGYGGGGSVDSSGSSGGGGVGNGGGGGPPGSGTIESHPVLEKLRAAHSYNPKEFDWNLKNGRVFIIKSYSEDDIHRSIKYSIWCSTEHGNKRLDSAFRAINSKGPVYLLFSVNGSGHFCGVAEMRSPVDYGTSAGVWAQDKWKGKFDVDWLFVKDVPNSQLRHIRLENNDNKPVTNSRDTQEVPLEKAKQVLKIIATYKHTTSIFDDFSHYEKRQEEEEVVRKTVEPAPLQSRSRLDQERQIRNKQ, via the exons ATGTCTACCACCAGTATTGACCCACAG ACATCCAAAGGACAAGACGCTAAAG TGCAAAATGGCTCTCTTCATCAGAAGGAAACAGTCCACGAAAATGACTTTGAAACATACCTCACTGGCCAGTCAAATCCG AATAACAGTTACCAATCCATGACTGATCCTTACCTGTCTAGCTACTATGCCCCCTCTATTGGATTCCCATACCCCCTCAGTGAAGCCCCCTGGTCCACTGGCGGAGACCCACCAATCCCGTACCTCACTCCATATGCCCCCCTTAGCAATGGAGACCATCATTTCATGCATGACACTGTGTTTGGACAACCGGGGGGTCTGGGCAGTAGCATCTATCCACACCGTTTTAACttttttccagaaaaccctGCATTTTCTGCCTGGGGTACTAGTGGCTCCCAGGGCCAGCAGACGCAAAGTTCTGCATATGGGGGCAGTTACAGTTACCCACCTAGTTCTTTAGGTGGCACTCTGGTGCCAGATGGGCAAACAGGTTTTCCTAGTGACACCTTGAATAAAGCACCAGGTATGAACAGCTTGGAGCAGGGCATGGTGGGGCTAAAGATTGGTGGTGATGTGACAGGAGGTGGTTCAGGAGTGAAAACTGTGGGCTCAGTGATAGGTGGAGGGCCTGTGGCGGCAGCTGTTGCCACGGGTAACGGTGGTACTCCTATAGGAATGCCGCCCCCCAAACCTGCATCTTGGGCAGCCATTGCTAGCAAACCAGCCAAGCCGCAGCAGATGAAGGTGAAGAGTAAGCCGGGGATGCCCATGCCTGGTGGCACCCTTCCTCCACCACCTATTAAACATAACATGGACATTGGAACTTGGGATAATAAGGGCCCCGTGACGAAAGTTGCGTCCCCGTTGCCCCCCCACCACCACCATcatcaccaccaccagcagccccCTCTCCACTCCCAGGGTCACCTACCACCTCACCCTCATGGGCTTCCACCACCACCTCAACCTCCCATTCCGTCTGCCCAATCACTCGCCCAGCAGATGGCTATGCAGGGCCCGCCTCCTCCACAGCCCTACCAAAACCACACCCCTGCTCCTCCCCCCCAAACCAGGTGGGTCGCCCCACGGAATCGTAATCCAGGTTACGGCGGGGGTGGCAGCGTGGACAGCAGCGGCTCCTCGGGTGGCGGAGGGGTTGGTAACGGTGGTGGGGGTGGACCTCCAGGCTCCGGTACCATTGAGTCACATCCGGTTCTGGAAAAGCTCCGTGCGGCGCACAGCTACAACCCCAAGGAATTCGATTGGAACCTGAAAAACGGGCGGGTGTTCATTATTAAGAGTTACTCGGAGGACGACATCCACCGCTCCATCAAGTACTCCATCTGGTGCAGCACGGAACACGGTAACAAACGGCTGGATTCTGCTTTTCGAGCCATCAACAGTAAAGGGCCCGTCTATCTGCTGTTCAGCGTTAACGGCAGCGGACACTTTTGCGGCGTGGCGGAGATGCGCTCACCCGTAGACTACGGAACCAGCGCCGGCGTTTGGGCGCAGGACAAGTGGAAGGGAAAATTCGATGTGGACTGGCTGTTTGTTAAAGACGTACCCAACAGCCAGCTCAGGCACATCCGCCTTGAGAACAATGACAACAAGCCAGTCACCAACTCGCGTGACACGCAGGAGGTGCCGCTGGAGAAAGCGAAGCAGGTGCTGAAGATCATCGCCACTTATAAACACACCACCTCCATCTTTGATGACTTCTCACACTACGAGAAACGGCAGGAGGAGGAAGAGGTGGTAAGAAAG ACCGTAGAGCCTGCTCCTCTGCAGAGCCGATCCCGACTGGATCAA gAACGCCAAATCCGAAATAAACAATAG